From a region of the SAR324 cluster bacterium genome:
- a CDS encoding threonine synthase has product MKYLSTRGQVKNLSFEDAVMTGLADDGGLIIPSEIPFVDQLQALKSLSFAELSHKILGMFIEDEIDSATLKLMIQKSYQSFRHAEITPVRQSGSLWILELFHGPTFAFKDVALQFLGNLFEYFLEKRAHQLTVLGATSGDTGSAAIYGLRGKKNIEVFMLHPQGRVSLIQEKQMTTVLDKNIHNIAVEGTFDDAQNIVKTLFNDQDFKQTYHLGAVNSINWARILAQIVYYFYAYFRVVPRVGDPVNFSVPTGNFGDVLAGFYAKKMGLPIDKLIVATNQNDILYRLFTTGKYHTDTVVPTWSPSMDIQISSNFERFLYYLGNNSSKQLNSWMNTFHDTGKLTLDDSWLKKANNEMTAERASQIETLETIKQEYSIHQYLVDPHTAVGICAAKKIQLSGPVICLATAHPAKFGDAVTQAIGKNPELPESLAELTDKESRVSVLPAKASAIKAFILQTLKV; this is encoded by the coding sequence ATGAAATATCTAAGCACTCGTGGTCAGGTAAAGAATTTATCTTTTGAAGATGCCGTAATGACAGGTCTGGCGGATGATGGTGGACTTATCATTCCATCTGAAATTCCATTTGTTGATCAACTCCAAGCACTCAAGTCACTTTCTTTTGCCGAATTAAGCCACAAAATTCTTGGCATGTTTATCGAAGATGAAATTGATTCAGCAACACTCAAGCTCATGATCCAGAAAAGTTATCAGTCTTTCCGCCACGCTGAGATCACACCCGTTCGGCAGTCAGGCTCACTATGGATTCTGGAATTGTTTCATGGCCCCACCTTTGCGTTCAAAGACGTTGCCTTACAATTTTTAGGCAACCTGTTTGAATATTTTCTGGAAAAACGAGCCCATCAACTGACGGTCCTTGGTGCGACCTCTGGCGACACTGGCAGTGCGGCCATTTACGGCTTAAGAGGTAAAAAAAATATTGAAGTCTTCATGCTTCATCCCCAAGGAAGAGTGAGTCTGATTCAGGAAAAACAGATGACAACTGTCCTGGATAAAAATATTCACAATATTGCTGTTGAAGGCACTTTCGATGACGCACAAAACATTGTTAAAACATTGTTCAATGATCAGGATTTCAAACAAACGTATCATCTTGGTGCGGTCAATTCCATCAACTGGGCCAGGATCCTGGCTCAAATTGTTTATTATTTTTATGCTTATTTTCGAGTAGTGCCTCGCGTCGGAGATCCTGTTAATTTTTCTGTCCCCACAGGAAATTTTGGTGATGTTCTTGCAGGATTTTATGCAAAAAAAATGGGCCTCCCCATTGACAAACTGATTGTCGCAACCAATCAGAATGATATTTTATACCGTCTTTTCACCACCGGAAAATATCATACGGACACAGTTGTTCCAACCTGGAGTCCCTCTATGGATATTCAAATATCCAGCAACTTTGAAAGATTCTTGTATTACCTGGGCAATAACTCTTCCAAACAATTGAATTCATGGATGAACACATTTCATGATACTGGAAAACTAACGCTGGATGACTCATGGCTCAAAAAAGCAAACAATGAAATGACTGCTGAACGAGCCAGTCAGATAGAAACATTGGAAACCATCAAACAGGAATATTCAATCCATCAATATTTGGTTGACCCACACACAGCCGTAGGCATTTGTGCCGCTAAAAAAATACAGTTATCAGGACCTGTCATTTGTCTGGCAACAGCACATCCTGCAAAATTTGGAGATGCTGTCACACAAGCTATCGGAAAAAATCCTGAACTGCCTGAATCTTTAGCAGAATTAACTGACAAGGAATCCAGGGTTAGTGTATTGCCAGCGAAAGCATCCGCCATCAAAGCGTTTATTCTTCAAACACTGAAGGTCTGA
- a CDS encoding 1-deoxy-D-xylulose-5-phosphate synthase: MKTLLDNLTTPQEIQQFTIDELEQLAYECRQRIVEVTSKQGGHLASSLGALEITVALFKLFDFRFDRVVWDVGHQAYAHKLLTGRHKNFDSLTQKGGIKKFLSSQESPYDHFGAGHASTSISAALGMAIGRDLKNEKHHVIAIIGDGSLTGGLAFEALNHNGYLGKNLIIIINDNGISIDPNVGALSKVITNLTSSHPYNNFRNTVWEFTGKIPFSGIVRGGLHKFIASLKTFLTPGTLFEQLGWRYFGPVDGHNLHDLLEILSRAKELEGPIVIHVLTKKGKGYLFSEQDAYKYHGVTPFVPESGEFIKKATANTSEKSYTEIFAQKLDEIMAEDELVVAISAAMMSGTGIRGLQEKYPDRILDVGIAEGHAVTSAAGMATKGIKPFVTIYSTFLQRAFDHIIHDVALQQLPVKFMLDRAGLVGADGPTHHGVYDLTYLRMMPSMVIMVPKNGAELRLMIDFAYHYSQGPIALRYPRGSSDELDESLCAPIELGCSEIIKQGSDIAIFAAGTMVQNAIDVAQLLEEQGYMAAVINIRFVKPLDVNMVKKFASETKLVVSLEENSAIGGMGSAILECLSENNILVDSLVLGVPDNFISQGTQSQQREECGLDVANILSSILGKIEHSAKFEKKKTKPLKKTMIVHDPILN; the protein is encoded by the coding sequence ATGAAGACCTTATTAGATAATCTGACAACTCCCCAGGAAATTCAACAATTTACTATTGATGAACTGGAACAGTTGGCTTACGAATGTCGACAACGTATCGTGGAAGTTACCAGTAAACAAGGCGGACATCTGGCATCATCCCTAGGCGCACTTGAAATTACGGTTGCCTTGTTCAAATTGTTTGATTTTAGATTCGACCGTGTTGTCTGGGATGTTGGACATCAAGCCTATGCACATAAATTATTAACAGGCAGGCATAAAAATTTTGATAGCCTTACTCAAAAAGGAGGTATCAAAAAATTTCTATCTTCTCAAGAAAGTCCTTATGATCATTTTGGAGCCGGGCATGCTTCCACCTCGATTTCAGCCGCCTTAGGCATGGCGATTGGTCGGGATCTGAAAAACGAAAAACATCATGTAATCGCAATAATCGGGGATGGTTCATTAACTGGCGGATTAGCCTTTGAAGCCTTGAATCATAACGGCTATCTCGGAAAAAACCTCATCATTATTATCAATGACAATGGTATCAGTATTGACCCAAATGTTGGAGCGCTTTCCAAAGTGATTACCAATCTGACCTCATCACATCCTTATAATAATTTTCGTAACACCGTTTGGGAGTTTACAGGCAAGATTCCCTTTTCAGGAATTGTTCGGGGAGGATTGCATAAGTTTATAGCCTCATTAAAAACATTTTTAACGCCAGGTACTTTATTTGAACAATTGGGGTGGCGGTATTTTGGTCCGGTTGATGGACATAACCTGCATGATCTGCTTGAAATACTGTCCAGGGCTAAAGAATTGGAAGGTCCGATTGTGATTCATGTGCTCACAAAAAAAGGAAAAGGGTATCTGTTTTCTGAACAGGATGCGTATAAGTATCATGGTGTGACTCCGTTTGTACCTGAGAGTGGAGAGTTTATAAAGAAAGCCACTGCGAATACCAGTGAAAAAAGCTATACGGAAATATTTGCTCAAAAACTGGATGAGATCATGGCGGAAGATGAACTGGTTGTTGCAATCAGTGCCGCAATGATGAGCGGGACTGGTATTAGAGGTCTCCAGGAAAAATATCCTGACCGAATTTTGGATGTCGGCATTGCTGAAGGTCATGCCGTGACCTCTGCCGCAGGAATGGCTACAAAGGGCATCAAACCTTTTGTGACGATTTATTCAACTTTTTTGCAACGGGCCTTTGATCATATCATTCATGATGTAGCCCTTCAGCAGTTACCTGTCAAATTCATGCTTGATCGCGCAGGACTGGTAGGCGCGGATGGTCCGACTCATCATGGGGTGTATGATTTGACATATTTACGCATGATGCCTTCCATGGTGATTATGGTTCCCAAAAATGGTGCTGAACTGCGTTTGATGATCGATTTTGCTTATCATTATTCACAGGGACCGATCGCATTGAGATACCCTAGAGGTAGTTCTGATGAACTGGATGAAAGTCTATGCGCCCCCATTGAACTGGGATGTTCGGAAATCATTAAGCAGGGATCCGATATTGCAATTTTTGCAGCGGGTACAATGGTTCAGAATGCCATAGATGTTGCTCAACTTTTGGAGGAACAAGGATATATGGCCGCAGTCATCAACATCCGTTTTGTGAAACCTCTGGATGTGAATATGGTCAAAAAATTTGCCTCAGAAACAAAACTGGTTGTGAGCCTGGAAGAAAATTCTGCAATTGGTGGGATGGGAAGCGCGATTCTGGAATGTTTGTCAGAAAACAATATATTGGTTGATTCTCTGGTTTTAGGCGTGCCAGACAATTTTATCAGTCAGGGAACACAATCTCAGCAAAGAGAAGAGTGTGGCCTTGATGTTGCGAATATTTTGTCATCAATTCTTGGTAAAATCGAGCACTCGGCAAAATTTGAAAAGAAAAAGACCAAACCTCTAAAAAAAACTATGATTGTTCATGATCCGATTTTGAATTGA
- a CDS encoding methyl-accepting chemotaxis protein, with the protein MKHLIILFLTLAMGAWFFSRRKYELASAIQWKFFIGTVYVMPVFGTLSSFALSQKILAAFLRGDFFGPDTQSLWSAWFFSGPTMILLMNIVLYFAVFRKLTPENIYQVPSKVVKTVSIFLVMGIITMVGLLQLRGLLTIEIAFSVPAHMVTLTYFMILLGYVNVEKMVRQYTEINYGSLTKRMVLNTILPLGFSILYMIDAAYLVSISDNSAQLIFMRLFCAFAMLMSVFSYCLYETLKMLIIPVQQLSRALSGISSGEGDLTRRLYVETRDEIGNISVYLNRFLRQVYDIVRAIAEITSMVNRSTTDLVQSSNRMLVSTQEIAASLDSSDQSTERVNQQITQLDIASAAIAENAAVTSRRSREMEDLVGTGVESMNNMVESMHRINDSTKKIGGILGDIRGIAKQTNLLSLNAAIEAAKAGEHGKGFAVVAQHVRELAERSTNATVNIQGLITESVDRVHDGDEAVKNVQSILNEVSELVHASTESVAQITQAAKEQSTLVHETFNEITLLRKLSSTNASSTKDIKAIVEAQDLSVQGLQENTSALISSVSQFKIGS; encoded by the coding sequence ATGAAGCATTTAATCATTCTATTTTTAACCCTGGCCATGGGTGCCTGGTTTTTTTCGAGAAGAAAATACGAACTGGCATCTGCGATCCAATGGAAATTTTTTATTGGTACCGTGTATGTGATGCCGGTGTTTGGAACGCTTTCCAGTTTTGCGCTCTCACAAAAAATTCTGGCCGCCTTTTTACGTGGTGATTTTTTTGGTCCTGATACCCAATCTTTGTGGAGCGCATGGTTTTTTTCAGGCCCCACCATGATTTTACTTATGAATATTGTTCTGTATTTTGCGGTGTTCCGTAAGTTGACTCCTGAAAACATTTATCAAGTTCCTTCAAAAGTTGTAAAAACGGTGAGCATATTCCTGGTTATGGGCATTATCACAATGGTAGGACTCTTACAACTCAGAGGTCTGCTCACCATTGAAATAGCCTTCTCTGTTCCGGCTCATATGGTAACGCTTACATACTTCATGATTCTTTTAGGGTACGTCAATGTTGAAAAAATGGTTCGGCAGTATACAGAAATCAACTATGGTTCGTTAACGAAACGAATGGTTTTAAACACGATTCTACCGTTAGGATTCTCCATTCTTTACATGATTGATGCCGCATATCTTGTCAGCATTTCAGATAATTCTGCCCAATTGATTTTCATGCGTCTTTTTTGCGCATTTGCCATGTTGATGTCCGTATTCTCCTATTGTCTGTATGAAACACTCAAAATGTTGATTATTCCTGTTCAACAACTTTCCCGGGCTTTATCCGGAATATCCTCAGGTGAGGGAGACCTGACCAGAAGGCTTTATGTCGAAACACGGGATGAAATAGGAAATATCAGCGTCTATCTGAATCGATTTCTTCGTCAGGTATATGATATTGTCAGAGCCATTGCTGAAATTACATCCATGGTTAACCGATCAACCACAGACCTTGTCCAGTCATCCAACCGTATGCTTGTCTCCACACAGGAAATTGCAGCAAGCCTTGATAGTTCGGATCAAAGTACAGAACGTGTCAACCAGCAAATTACACAACTAGATATTGCCAGTGCAGCAATTGCTGAAAACGCGGCGGTGACTTCTCGGCGCTCCAGAGAAATGGAAGATCTTGTGGGAACTGGTGTTGAGAGCATGAATAACATGGTTGAGAGCATGCACAGAATCAATGACAGTACTAAAAAAATCGGTGGGATTCTTGGTGATATCCGTGGCATCGCCAAACAGACAAATCTGTTATCATTGAATGCGGCTATTGAAGCGGCCAAGGCAGGCGAACATGGAAAGGGATTTGCTGTTGTGGCTCAGCATGTGAGAGAACTGGCTGAACGTTCAACCAACGCCACTGTAAATATTCAGGGATTAATTACAGAAAGTGTCGACAGGGTGCATGATGGCGATGAGGCTGTCAAAAATGTCCAAAGCATACTCAATGAAGTGAGTGAACTGGTACATGCGTCCACTGAAAGTGTGGCTCAAATCACCCAAGCGGCCAAAGAACAAAGCACACTGGTGCATGAAACCTTCAATGAAATCACTTTATTGAGAAAATTGTCCTCCACTAACGCAAGCTCTACTAAAGACATTAAAGCCATTGTTGAAGCACAAGATCTTTCTGTTCAGGGATTACAGGAAAACACAAGTGCGCTGATATCATCTGTTTCTCAATTCAAAATCGGATCATGA
- a CDS encoding tetratricopeptide repeat protein, translating into MPESPQDPEWLSSENQLKSFQVTYPFLTRLVQYDLAKHYIIESQFSDNSSSIVQALQAIQEAVKSDPKNDQYRLLLSLIYWYQDQKHLAKAESVIANASNPLNGIAWILYGMTIGKHLLDGEQFIRKGLIYYPFLKDETTPFSVYYRLYTTLKPWFFEKTVNDSSIKKNPYELGVEAFNNQQWEQAQNYFEESLKTENSLDVQLYLAKIKIERNLYHEALSQLTDLQKSNPQHDLIIYYLGYIQEQLGYFKEAETLYRQALEIARDNPQILFRLGTVLIKVGKLDDAQNIMEGVSKKYPDYPKIWWNLGILYMQKKAFSKAQVALEESLRRDPDNKKIQNLLNKAKQSQ; encoded by the coding sequence ATGCCTGAATCTCCTCAGGACCCTGAATGGCTGTCATCCGAAAACCAATTGAAATCATTTCAGGTAACTTATCCGTTTCTGACACGATTGGTTCAATATGATCTGGCTAAACATTATATTATTGAGAGTCAATTTTCAGATAATTCATCATCGATAGTTCAGGCCTTACAAGCAATTCAGGAAGCTGTGAAATCGGATCCTAAAAATGATCAGTACCGACTTTTACTGAGCTTGATTTACTGGTATCAGGATCAAAAACACCTGGCCAAGGCCGAGTCTGTCATTGCAAATGCGTCAAATCCCTTGAATGGTATTGCCTGGATATTATATGGTATGACAATAGGAAAGCATCTTTTGGATGGGGAACAATTCATTCGTAAGGGGTTGATATACTACCCGTTTTTAAAAGATGAAACAACGCCATTTTCGGTGTACTATCGTTTGTATACTACCTTAAAACCATGGTTTTTTGAAAAAACCGTCAACGATTCCTCGATTAAGAAAAATCCTTATGAATTGGGAGTTGAGGCGTTCAACAATCAGCAGTGGGAACAGGCTCAAAACTATTTCGAAGAGTCGCTGAAAACAGAAAACTCACTGGATGTACAATTATATTTGGCCAAGATCAAAATCGAACGTAATCTTTATCATGAGGCCTTATCTCAATTGACAGATCTGCAAAAAAGTAATCCTCAACATGATCTCATTATTTATTATTTAGGATACATTCAGGAACAATTAGGCTATTTCAAGGAAGCTGAGACGCTGTACCGTCAGGCTCTTGAAATAGCACGAGACAATCCTCAGATTTTGTTTCGTCTAGGGACTGTTTTGATCAAGGTTGGTAAACTGGATGACGCACAGAATATAATGGAAGGCGTTAGTAAAAAATATCCGGATTATCCAAAAATCTGGTGGAATTTGGGGATTTTATATATGCAAAAAAAAGCATTTTCTAAAGCACAGGTTGCATTGGAAGAATCTCTCAGACGTGATCCTGACAATAAAAAAATTCAAAATTTACTCAACAAAGCAAAACAATCTCAATGA
- the lipA gene encoding lipoyl synthase → MVQPVSASKKIQKPRWLKVPFPGGPRYAWIKDKVVSLELSTVCEEARCPNIGECWNGGTATFMLMGDTCTRGCRFCSVHSAKEPAPLDEKEPQKLAETLGQMKLTYVVLTTVDRDDLPDQGAGHIAGCIRAVKIKNPELLIEILIPDFRGEMPLVQKVLQAKPSVLAHNIETVERLTQKVRDRRAGYHQSLEVLGYIKKMNPEQLTKSSIMLGLGETRDEVIQTMRDLRDQNVNFLTIGQYLQPSTKHLDVEHYVSPEEFGNLENLGLEMGFEYVASGPLVRSSYKAAEYFIARKLKNSSSGNYAT, encoded by the coding sequence ATGGTTCAACCTGTATCAGCATCTAAAAAAATCCAAAAACCAAGGTGGCTGAAAGTTCCATTTCCAGGAGGTCCCCGTTATGCCTGGATCAAAGATAAAGTAGTCTCTCTTGAGTTGAGTACTGTTTGTGAAGAAGCACGTTGTCCCAATATTGGTGAATGCTGGAACGGTGGTACTGCAACCTTTATGCTGATGGGCGACACTTGCACAAGAGGGTGCAGGTTTTGCTCAGTACATTCTGCAAAGGAACCCGCTCCTCTTGACGAAAAAGAACCTCAGAAACTGGCTGAAACCTTGGGACAAATGAAATTAACGTATGTTGTTCTTACAACCGTGGACCGTGATGATTTGCCGGATCAGGGGGCTGGACATATTGCGGGCTGTATTCGTGCGGTCAAAATTAAAAATCCTGAGTTGCTGATTGAAATTCTGATTCCGGATTTTAGGGGTGAGATGCCACTGGTTCAAAAAGTTTTGCAGGCCAAACCGTCAGTACTTGCTCATAATATTGAAACTGTGGAGCGGTTGACCCAGAAAGTCCGTGATCGAAGGGCCGGATATCATCAATCGCTGGAAGTACTGGGATATATAAAAAAAATGAATCCAGAGCAACTGACAAAATCATCAATCATGCTGGGACTTGGGGAAACCCGAGATGAAGTGATTCAGACCATGCGGGATTTGAGAGATCAAAACGTTAACTTTCTGACTATTGGCCAATATCTTCAGCCATCCACCAAACATCTTGATGTTGAGCATTATGTGAGTCCTGAAGAATTTGGGAATCTGGAAAACCTGGGGCTCGAAATGGGGTTTGAATATGTCGCATCCGGGCCGCTGGTCAGAAGTTCCTATAAAGCAGCAGAATATTTTATTGCACGTAAATTGAAAAACTCTTCATCAGGCAATTATGCTACTTGA
- the aroA gene encoding 3-phosphoshikimate 1-carboxyvinyltransferase, with protein MLLDAPLTLPHLSGIGGHVCLPGSKSMSNRALLLSALARGETIVENILDSDDVRYMVQALETLGLQLTNNWDQHWIKIQGCAGIWPVKGTELFLGNAGTAIRPLTVAVALGDGRFVLDGVPRMRERPIQDLLDAMNTLGMQVRSLHETGCPPVEVIASGIPGGVTELSGAISSQFLTALLMVAPYAKKDVTIKIKDKLVSVPYVVMTLEMMKHFGVKVEHKNFEQFYIQHGQVYQSPGHFYVEGDASSASYFLAGAAITGKTVTVEGCGKMSLQGDVNFADVLAQMGATVEWTPHSVTVTGNGLQGVDIDMNTMPDAAMTLAVAALFANGPTRIRNIYNWRLKETERLHAVSTELRKLGADIEEGVDYLVIEPPPQIKSTSIETYDDHRMAMAFSLAACGEGQITINQPDCVSKTFPDYFDVLLSLQC; from the coding sequence ATGCTACTTGATGCACCTCTTACACTTCCACATTTGTCCGGTATTGGCGGCCATGTTTGTCTGCCGGGATCAAAAAGCATGTCAAACCGGGCCTTGTTATTAAGTGCTTTGGCTCGTGGAGAGACAATTGTTGAAAATATTCTGGATAGCGATGATGTCCGGTATATGGTTCAGGCTCTGGAAACATTGGGGCTTCAATTAACCAATAACTGGGACCAGCATTGGATAAAAATTCAGGGCTGCGCTGGAATTTGGCCAGTCAAGGGAACCGAGTTGTTTTTAGGAAATGCTGGAACGGCGATTCGTCCTTTGACGGTGGCTGTCGCATTGGGGGATGGACGTTTTGTTCTGGATGGTGTTCCCAGAATGAGAGAGCGACCGATTCAGGATTTACTGGACGCAATGAATACTTTGGGCATGCAGGTCAGAAGCCTTCACGAGACAGGCTGTCCTCCAGTTGAGGTGATTGCCAGCGGGATTCCCGGGGGAGTAACAGAATTGAGTGGTGCGATCAGCAGTCAATTTCTGACAGCGCTTCTCATGGTTGCTCCTTATGCCAAAAAAGATGTGACCATTAAAATTAAAGACAAGCTGGTTTCAGTTCCCTATGTTGTTATGACTCTTGAAATGATGAAACACTTTGGTGTGAAGGTTGAGCATAAAAATTTTGAACAGTTTTATATTCAGCACGGTCAGGTTTATCAATCACCAGGACATTTTTATGTCGAAGGTGACGCCTCCTCAGCGTCTTATTTTTTGGCTGGGGCCGCGATTACTGGAAAAACTGTAACAGTGGAAGGCTGTGGCAAGATGAGTCTTCAGGGAGATGTCAATTTTGCGGATGTTCTTGCTCAAATGGGGGCAACGGTAGAATGGACTCCGCATTCTGTGACGGTAACAGGAAATGGATTGCAAGGTGTAGATATTGATATGAATACCATGCCTGATGCCGCCATGACGTTAGCTGTTGCGGCGTTATTTGCCAATGGGCCGACACGAATCAGGAATATCTATAACTGGCGATTGAAAGAAACAGAACGCTTGCATGCTGTTTCAACAGAATTGCGAAAATTGGGTGCTGACATTGAGGAAGGTGTTGATTATCTGGTGATTGAACCGCCGCCACAAATAAAAAGTACGTCAATTGAGACTTATGATGACCACCGGATGGCAATGGCGTTCTCTTTGGCAGCCTGTGGTGAAGGGCAAATCACTATTAATCAACCGGATTGTGTTTCAAAAACTTTTCCTGATTATTTTGATGTATTGCTATCACTTCAGTGCTGA